The Deltaproteobacteria bacterium genome includes a window with the following:
- a CDS encoding 4Fe-4S binding protein — protein sequence MPAVVNRGTCNGCEGLERQECIFHCPYDAIALTEGKAFVDKDKCDECKICIEVCPVRAIALE from the coding sequence ATGCCGGCGGTCGTGAACAGGGGAACCTGCAACGGATGCGAAGGTCTCGAACGCCAGGAGTGCATCTTCCACTGTCCGTACGACGCCATCGCTTTGACGGAGGGGAAGGCGTTCGTCGACAAGGACAAGTGCGACGAGTGCAAGATCTGCATCGAGGTTTGCCCCGTCCGGGCCATCGCGCTGGAGTGA